The stretch of DNA GTGACTGGTTAGCAATATTGAGTACAGACCTAACACTGAGTGACCAGGAAATTATTCGTATTTACGGCATGCGCTGGGATATTGAAGTTTTTTTCAAAACGACTAAATCCTTATTAAAGCTTCAAAAGGAATTTCAAAGTCGTTCTTATGATTCTTTAATTAGCCATACAACCATTGTCTTTGCTAGGTATATTGTGCTCTCATGGCAAAATCGATGTAGCACTGACCAAAGGACACTAGGTGGCATATTTTATGAACTTTGTGATGAAATCAGTGACCTCGATTGGGCTGTTGCGTTACACCAATTAATCGAGCTTATTGAAGATACCTTAAAAAAGAGCAACAAAAACATACAAAAATTAATCAAATGTCAACTTCAACAATGGGTCGCGGGCTTACCCAACTACATCAAAGCATACTTGCCTATTTCAGTCTGCGAAAGTTGAGTAAATACAATAATAATTGTTTTCTTGATTGATATATGTCTTCTATTAGCTTTCACAAGCCTCGCCATCCTTTTTAGTAACGGCTGTCATTTGAATGGCAGTCATTATTCTTAATTGTTTGATTCTTAAGTATGTCAATTGCCGCTTCTTCATTCAGCGGTTTACTGATCAGATATCCCTGAATTTTGTCACATCCGTAATTTGTCAAATATTGTCTCTGCTTCTCATGCTCTACTCCTTCCGCTATGACGCAATGTCCAAGCTTATGCGCCATTGATATAATATCGCTGGTGACATCCCTCTCATCCTTCAGTGACACCAGCTTGTCAATAAAATATTTATCAATTTTAAGACTGCTGACATGGAGCTCCCTCTCCCTCGCAAGTGAAGAATATCCTGTCCCGAAATCATCTATAGCGATGTGGATTCCAGAATCCTTCAGCTCACCAAGAATACGGTTTATTTCCTGGTAGTTATCAGAAAACATCGACTCAGTAATCTCGAGGCCTATATCCGCCGGATTAACCTGCATTTCAGTTATCATTTCGAATAATTTTTTATTGAAATCATTTCTTAGAAGCTGAATTGCAGAGACATTAATTGAAACGGTTAATCCGCTATAACCACTAACCTTTAATTTGTTCAAGAAACGAAACGCCTGACGAATAACCTTTTGACCAATCGGAATAATGAGCTTTGTTTTTTCTGCCATTGGTATGAATTCCAAAGGCGATACAACGCCCAACTTTTCACTTTTTAGTCTGGCTAAAGCCTCAAAACCGCAAACCTTATTCGATTTAAGATCCAGAATAGGCTGATATTGCAAATAAAGTCCGCCATTGTTTTCATCCGCTTCAATTAGTGTAAGCTCATGCTTTATTTGTTCTTCGCGTATTATTTGCGCTTCCATGTCCTTATCAAAAAAACAAAATCCAAAGTCTTTGTCAAAAATGTAAAGCGCTTTTTCAGACGCAATCAATAGGTTTTTTAAAAGCAGCTCTACATTATCCTTATTATCCTCGTCTATTTCGACAATACCAATACCGCCTCCAATTCTTTCAGCAGCAAACACAGATTCCAATGTACCAACAACATTCTCACAAAACATTGTCAATTCATTTTTGTCCGTATAGTCTTTCACATAGAACACAAATCGATTTTCATATGTATTAAATAATTGTTGTTTGTCGGTACAAAGCAAATTTAGGACTTCTGCTACTTTTTTAATTATTTCCTGACTGTAATGAAATCCATAAGTCAGGCTCAGCCTCTGAACAGTGCTCATATTGATACCTACAATCGCTCTTTTCTTCGTTGTCTTAATCTTTGTATCATTTATTAGAAGATCTTCTAAATATCTGCGGTTATATAGGCCTGTCCACAAATCATGTTCATTATTATACCTAAGATTATCCTCAATTTCCTTCCGGTCTGTGATGTCCAGGATTATTCCCTCAAGGGCTTCTACTTCACCTTGCTCGTTATAAATCCCTTGTCCCATTTCCAAAACCCATTTCCGCTCTCCTTTGGCCGTTGTGATTTCGTATTCATATTTAAAAGGCAGTCTCCCGGCGAGGCTACGCTCCCATTCCTTCCAGAGAGATTCATGATATTCAGGTGCAATCAAATCATTAAAGGATAACTCTTTATTGTACAAAAGGCTCTCCGGAGTATATCCGGTTAATTGAGAACAACCTTCAGAAACAAACTGCATCGTCCACTCCCGATCATAATTGCATCTATAGGCCATACCCGGAAGGTGGGAGAGAAGAACGGATTTGCTGCGTTCACTTTCTCTTAACGATTCCTCCATTTTCTTTCGTTCTGATATATCTTCTATTAAGCAAATATGCTTGGATTTACTCTCTGAACCGCCTAATAAGGGGGCAATTGTCATTTTAGTCCACACACTTGCTCCGTCAGGTCTTAAATAACGCTTTTCTAACGAATAACCTTGAATTTTGCCTTCTTTAAACTGTTCAAATTTTTTGAGATCGGCCTGCAGGTCTTCGGAATGCGTAATCTCTGTCCATTTTATATTTTTTAAGTCCTGCCAATTCCACCCGAGAATTTTTTCAAACATTGGATTAATGTTGCGGTTCCCATATTCCGGCTGGATTACATGGTTTTCGTTGTCCCCAATTGCAATTCCAATCGGAGCCTGATCGAACACACTGTGATACAGTGCTTCATTAAAAGTCAATTTCTTATTAAGATCCTTCAAAGTTGAATGCTGTATCCAAATAATAAGCAAGGTCCCCAAAAGCACAAGAATACTCAATATGATAATTATGTCGGGAATCATCTGCATCCACAGGCGTGATTGCCATTCTGATGCTGAATAGTCAATCCCCAAAACGGCAATAACATTTCCATTTCTCTGATCTTTAATCGGCACGAGCGCACTTATCCAGGAACCCCACCGATCAGTTGTCATATCGGTCAGAATAGTCTTGCCTGACCGGAAAGGCTCCCAGTAAATATCATTTGCTTCCTCATATACCTGTCCAGGTGGTGAGTAATCGGTCGAATCGAGCGATTCTGAATCCAAAAGAATTACAATATTGCCATCTCGCTCATCCAAAATGTACGCGAAGCGAATTGGATTCGTTGTATCAACCAATTTCATCAGATTACTTTTAAGCATTATGTATTCCGAATTTTTTAAATCTTCAGG from Desulfoscipio gibsoniae DSM 7213 encodes:
- a CDS encoding EAL domain-containing protein → MKIPNTDAKKQSEKNPFSAGGLRIKHTLLYAIICIMIFVTLSGLYLHFAWNRYKNTASSEAIMLAQSLEAFMHPEHIAELSGGPEDLKNSEYIMLKSNLMKLVDTTNPIRFAYILDERDGNIVILLDSESLDSTDYSPPGQVYEEANDIYWEPFRSGKTILTDMTTDRWGSWISALVPIKDQRNGNVIAVLGIDYSASEWQSRLWMQMIPDIIIILSILVLLGTLLIIWIQHSTLKDLNKKLTFNEALYHSVFDQAPIGIAIGDNENHVIQPEYGNRNINPMFEKILGWNWQDLKNIKWTEITHSEDLQADLKKFEQFKEGKIQGYSLEKRYLRPDGASVWTKMTIAPLLGGSESKSKHICLIEDISERKKMEESLRESERSKSVLLSHLPGMAYRCNYDREWTMQFVSEGCSQLTGYTPESLLYNKELSFNDLIAPEYHESLWKEWERSLAGRLPFKYEYEITTAKGERKWVLEMGQGIYNEQGEVEALEGIILDITDRKEIEDNLRYNNEHDLWTGLYNRRYLEDLLINDTKIKTTKKRAIVGINMSTVQRLSLTYGFHYSQEIIKKVAEVLNLLCTDKQQLFNTYENRFVFYVKDYTDKNELTMFCENVVGTLESVFAAERIGGGIGIVEIDEDNKDNVELLLKNLLIASEKALYIFDKDFGFCFFDKDMEAQIIREEQIKHELTLIEADENNGGLYLQYQPILDLKSNKVCGFEALARLKSEKLGVVSPLEFIPMAEKTKLIIPIGQKVIRQAFRFLNKLKVSGYSGLTVSINVSAIQLLRNDFNKKLFEMITEMQVNPADIGLEITESMFSDNYQEINRILGELKDSGIHIAIDDFGTGYSSLARERELHVSSLKIDKYFIDKLVSLKDERDVTSDIISMAHKLGHCVIAEGVEHEKQRQYLTNYGCDKIQGYLISKPLNEEAAIDILKNQTIKNNDCHSNDSRY